The DNA segment GTGATATAGAGACGGTGATGCAGATTCAGGCCGAATGCTATGTGTTGGATGCCATCGAACCCCAATCCACCTTCATCGACCGGTTACACACGAGCCCAAAAACCGCATGGGTGGTCGAAGATACGCTGGGAGTTTGCGCCTATCTGGTTGGCTATTACTCAACTGTAGGTAACATTACCCCATTGGGTGGGCGCTTTAAACCCACCCTCTCCAATTGTTTATATTTGCATGATTTGGCGATTTTGCCGCGCGTCGCAGGTCAGCGCCTTGGCGTGACCTTGGTTAATACGGCGTTGTCTCAACAACCTGATCATATTCAATATACTGCGCTGGTTTCGATTCAAAACTCCGTGTCGTTTTGGCAGAAGATCGGCTTTGAAACTCAAGCCCTAGACACCGACCAAACGGAGAACTTACAAACCTACCCGCAGCCTGCTTTTTATATGCTTAAGCGCTTGATAAAATAATATCTATACTACAAAAATTACAATTTTGTGACTAGATTTTAACCAATGGTCAAGGTATGTTGTCAGCCATTCTGTGGATGAGGCATAGGGCTATTTTGAAATCTATTGTTGTTATTTAGGCGCAGATATCATCGGTTTGCCCCGCTGAACTGAACACTTTTAAGTCAAGGTATGATATTTATTAAAATACCAACGAATTCAATACTTAAAGAAGCACTGTGAACAGGTATTAAAAAAGTTTTCCCTAGACAATGCGTTTAGTGAATTTTTTTAAAATGTTCCTGCTAGAATGCGCCACCTTCATTGCACAATTGCTGTGCAGTCTATATATTTAATTTTCTGTATTTTATAACTTTTTCTGTCCGATATCATGACTCGAATTATTGCTTTCATCGCCATCTACGTGCTGTGCTTCACCAGTTCGATAGCCACTGCTTCATTACCGACTGAATTAACAGTGATTAGTTATCATGAAATCGCTGACCCCAAAGATGCGCTGATTCCGCAATATGCCGTGTCACCGACCAATTTTGTCCGTCAAATGGATTGGTTGAAGAATCAGGGC comes from the Aquirhabdus parva genome and includes:
- a CDS encoding GNAT family N-acetyltransferase encodes the protein MFQIRAMQHGDIETVMQIQAECYVLDAIEPQSTFIDRLHTSPKTAWVVEDTLGVCAYLVGYYSTVGNITPLGGRFKPTLSNCLYLHDLAILPRVAGQRLGVTLVNTALSQQPDHIQYTALVSIQNSVSFWQKIGFETQALDTDQTENLQTYPQPAFYMLKRLIK